Proteins encoded together in one Candidatus Kaiserbacteria bacterium window:
- a CDS encoding ABC transporter permease, which produces MAFWINIKRVSRAGFIGFLRNGFVSLTTVLIMAIVLFVMGALMMGSAALDSTLVQLQEKVDINVYFLTNAPESDILALRDLVSELPEVANVEYVSRDEALAQFRERHKDDQLTLQALDELDENPLGASLAIRAKETSQYEGIAGFLENETAVGGGAQIIEKINYFQNKAAINKLTNIIDASERFGLIVTIFLIAVSALIVFNTIRLAIFTTKEEIGVMQLVGASDWYVQGPFIIEGSLYGFAGALLALLALYPVSLSLGPASQAFLGSFNVLSYYANNIGWLFFVLVATGVGLGALSSFIAVRRYLRLTN; this is translated from the coding sequence ATGGCTTTTTGGATAAACATAAAAAGAGTATCGCGAGCAGGCTTCATTGGCTTTTTGCGTAATGGATTTGTTTCACTGACTACAGTGTTGATTATGGCGATTGTTCTTTTTGTTATGGGTGCACTGATGATGGGTAGTGCCGCGCTCGACTCGACGCTCGTGCAATTACAAGAAAAGGTAGACATAAACGTATACTTCCTTACCAATGCACCTGAGAGTGACATTCTTGCGCTTCGTGATCTGGTGAGCGAATTGCCAGAAGTAGCAAACGTCGAATACGTAAGTCGGGACGAAGCACTTGCTCAGTTCCGCGAACGACATAAAGACGACCAGTTAACACTGCAAGCACTCGATGAGCTCGACGAGAATCCGCTCGGGGCTTCACTTGCAATTAGGGCAAAGGAAACAAGCCAATACGAAGGCATTGCGGGGTTCTTAGAAAACGAAACTGCAGTTGGCGGGGGCGCTCAGATAATAGAGAAAATTAACTATTTCCAGAACAAAGCAGCTATTAATAAATTAACAAATATTATTGATGCTTCGGAGCGTTTCGGGCTCATCGTGACTATTTTCCTTATTGCCGTTTCGGCTTTGATTGTTTTTAACACTATTCGTCTCGCTATCTTCACAACGAAAGAAGAAATAGGTGTTATGCAGCTCGTGGGTGCTTCCGACTGGTACGTACAGGGTCCATTTATCATTGAAGGGTCCTTGTATGGGTTTGCTGGGGCACTGTTGGCTCTGTTAGCCCTCTATCCTGTTTCATTGTCGCTTGGTCCGGCGTCACAAGCATTTCTAGGGTCTTTCAATGTACTTTCGTATTATGCAAACAACATTGGCTGGCTTTTCTTCGTCCTTGTTGCAACAGGGGTAGGACTCGGTGCTCTGTCGAGCTTTATAGCGGTCCGAAGGTATTTACGTTTAACAAATTAA